The genome window ATTTTAATAGATCAATAATATTTTTTAAAAAGCTATCAGAAACTGCTTTAATTTTCTTATGATTTATACTTTTAATTAATCTCTTCAGATTTTGAACAGTTGCAATCATAAATGAATTTTTTTGAGCTTTATCTTTCCCTTTTGTCGTAAATTTCTTCAATCCATGATAGAGCTTTCCTTCTCCAAATAATGGCTCCGGTCCTGTCTTCCTTAACATCATTGCTCTTTTACCAAGACGTGTACGCAGTCTTTTTTCCAATCGCTCATATTCATCCAGATAAATTGAATGTTGCACCTTACGTGATTTTTTCCCCCGCGTACAACTTTCTTTTATCTGACAATTTTTACATTCTTCAAAACTACAAGAATATGTTTTTGATTTTCTTTTTGTTGTATATCGATATCTTAAGATTTTATTGTTTGGGCAAACGTATTCATCTTTTTCTTTATCATATCTGAATTTCTCTTTTGATATGC of Ignavibacteriales bacterium contains these proteins:
- a CDS encoding transposase, which produces ISKEKFRYDKEKDEYVCPNNKILRYRYTTKRKSKTYSCSFEECKNCQIKESCTRGKKSRKVQHSIYLDEYERLEKRLRTRLGKRAMMLRKTGPEPLFGEGKLYHGLKKFTTKGKDKAQKNSFMIATVQNLKRLIKSINHKKIKAVSDSFLKNIIDLLKYYFALCLN